The following proteins are encoded in a genomic region of Glycine soja cultivar W05 chromosome 17, ASM419377v2, whole genome shotgun sequence:
- the LOC114393270 gene encoding RNA polymerase sigma factor sigC-like isoform X1, which produces MGLGFGFGLNPRLRYCLLLHTPHSFTNSPLCLSPSSAGVRETCFNFTRLSFPSTFYEEGEALQKDFGRVFAFSSSALETLENDSLGREETQVNKGKRSLSSVHKMIDNTQMPFGEVSTVSKKFESFRAQHFRLLMENLCVLEETFVDSEALRLEKAIILQLGKLGALELFNVCLSRSLGTSLVSNYADKVDDYKDKVVVQSSKKKENKTRRKREFVSTAVSSQSLTLKANQEDLLGFSASLVKRAPNTKNKRILVAKREAEMSKGVKVLAELEKMRTAIEEDTKRVASLSTWAEASGVDEKVLQKLLHRGYYCQDELIRSTRSLVLYLARKYRGMGIALDDLLQAGYVGVLQGAERFDSTRGYKFSTYVQYWIRKSILRVVARYARGIVIPWSLNRAINQIQKARKAMKSTHKKCPDDYEIAKMTGLSLDKIKSASNCLRIVASIDQKVGDYLGVEYMELLPDATIESPEDAVMKQHMRKDVHDLLKGLNLRERKILTLRFGLNDNQPRSLQDIGTLFKVSKERIRKIEKKALTKLKNEATISKLHYYLDL; this is translated from the exons ATGGGCCTCGGTTTCGGCTTCGGGCTAAATCCCAGACTCAGATATTGTCTGCTTCTTCACACTCCTCATTCCTTCACCAATTCACCTCTCTGCCTTTCTCCATCTTCTG CTGGAGTCAGGGAAACTTGTTTCAACTTCACGAGGTTATCTTTCCCCTCAACATTTTATGAGGAAGGAGAAGCTTTGCAAAAGGATTTTGGAAGGGTGTTTGCATTTTCATCATCAGCCTTGGAAACCTTGGAAAATGATTCATTAGGAAGAGAAGAAACCCAG GTAAACAAAGGAAAGAGGTCACTGAGTAGTGTACATAAAATGATTGATAATACCCAAATGCCTTTTGGAGAGGTATCTACTGTTTCTAAGAAGTTTGAGTCATTCAGGGCACAGCATTTTCGTTTGTTAATGGAGAACCTATGTGTTTTAGAAGAAACTTTTGTTGATTCTGAAGCACTGAGGTTGGAAAAGGCTATTATATTGCAACTAGGAAAGCTTGGTGCTCTTGAGTTATTCAATGTTTGTCTATCAAGATCACTTGGAACCTCACTTGTGTCAAACTATGCTGACAAAGTGGATGACTACAAGGACAAAGTTGTTGTCCAGTCtagcaagaaaaaggaaaataaaaccaGAAGAAAGAGAGAATTTGTTTCCACAGCAGTGTCGTCCCAGTCATTGACTTTAAAAGCTAATCAGGAAGATCTGTTAGGTTTCTCAGCTTCACTTGTGAAAAGAGCAccaaatactaaaaataaaaggatactGGTTGCTAAAAGGGAGGCAGAGATGTCAAAAGGCGTAAAG GTGCTAGCAGAGTTAGAGAAAATGAGGACAGCTATAGAAGAGGATACCAAGCGAGTAGCAAGCTTGAGTACCTGGGCAGAAGCATCTGGAGTTGATGAGAAGGTGCTACAGAAGCTATTGCATCGTGGCTATTATTGCCAGGATGAGCTCATACGAAGTACTCGTTCCTTAGTTCTATACCTTGCCCGAAAATACAGGGGTATGGGAATAGCTTTGGATGATTTACTTCAG GCAGGATACGTAGGTGTTCTTCAAGGAGCTGAAAGATTTGACAGTACTAGGGGCTACAAATTCTCAACCTATGTGCAGTACTGGATAAGGAAATCAATTTTAAGAGTGGTGGCACGATATGCTCGAGGAATTGTAATTCCT TGGTCGTTGAACAGGGCAATAAATCAGATCCAGAAAGCTCGAAAAGCCATGAAAAGTACACACAAGAAATGCCCAGATGATTACGAAATTGCAAAGATGACAGGTCTTTCACTGGATAAAATCAAATCAGCTAGCAATTGTCTAAGAATAGTTGCTTCAATTGATCAGAAGGTGGGGGACTACCTTGGTGTAGAATATATG GAACTTTTGCCCGATGCAACAATTGAGAGTCCTGAAGATGCTGTAATGAAGCAACATATGAGAAAAGACGTACATGATCTCCTGAAAGGCTTGAACTTAAGGGAAAGGAAAATATTAACCCTACGCTTTGGCCTTAATGATAACCAGCCTAGGTCTCTTCAGGACATAGGGACACTTTTCAAAGTTAGCAAAGAGAGGATAAggaagatagaaaaaaaagcTCTAACAAAGTTAAAGAATGAAGCAACCATCTCAAAGTTACATTATTATTTGGATCTGTAG
- the LOC114393270 gene encoding RNA polymerase sigma factor sigC-like isoform X3 has product MGLGFGFGLNPRLRYCLLLHTPHSFTNSPLCLSPSSAGVRETCFNFTRLSFPSTFYEEGEALQKDFGRVFAFSSSALETLENDSLGREETQVNKGKRSLSSVHKMIDNTQMPFGEVSTVSKKFESFRAQHFRLLMENLCVLEETFVDSEALRLEKAIILQLGKLGALELFNVCLSRSLGTSLVSNYADKVDDYKDKVVVQSSKKKENKTRRKREFVSTAVSSQSLTLKANQEDLLGFSASLVKRAPNTKNKRILVAKREAEMSKGVKVLAELEKMRTAIEEDTKRVASLSTWAEASGVDEKVLQKLLHRGYYCQDELIRSTRSLVLYLARKYRGMGIALDDLLQAGYVGVLQGAERFDSTRGYKFSTYVQYWIRKSILRVVARYARGIVIPWSLNRAINQIQKARKAMKSTHKKCPDDYEIAKMTGLSLDKIKSASNCLRIVASIDQKVGDYLGVEYMV; this is encoded by the exons ATGGGCCTCGGTTTCGGCTTCGGGCTAAATCCCAGACTCAGATATTGTCTGCTTCTTCACACTCCTCATTCCTTCACCAATTCACCTCTCTGCCTTTCTCCATCTTCTG CTGGAGTCAGGGAAACTTGTTTCAACTTCACGAGGTTATCTTTCCCCTCAACATTTTATGAGGAAGGAGAAGCTTTGCAAAAGGATTTTGGAAGGGTGTTTGCATTTTCATCATCAGCCTTGGAAACCTTGGAAAATGATTCATTAGGAAGAGAAGAAACCCAG GTAAACAAAGGAAAGAGGTCACTGAGTAGTGTACATAAAATGATTGATAATACCCAAATGCCTTTTGGAGAGGTATCTACTGTTTCTAAGAAGTTTGAGTCATTCAGGGCACAGCATTTTCGTTTGTTAATGGAGAACCTATGTGTTTTAGAAGAAACTTTTGTTGATTCTGAAGCACTGAGGTTGGAAAAGGCTATTATATTGCAACTAGGAAAGCTTGGTGCTCTTGAGTTATTCAATGTTTGTCTATCAAGATCACTTGGAACCTCACTTGTGTCAAACTATGCTGACAAAGTGGATGACTACAAGGACAAAGTTGTTGTCCAGTCtagcaagaaaaaggaaaataaaaccaGAAGAAAGAGAGAATTTGTTTCCACAGCAGTGTCGTCCCAGTCATTGACTTTAAAAGCTAATCAGGAAGATCTGTTAGGTTTCTCAGCTTCACTTGTGAAAAGAGCAccaaatactaaaaataaaaggatactGGTTGCTAAAAGGGAGGCAGAGATGTCAAAAGGCGTAAAG GTGCTAGCAGAGTTAGAGAAAATGAGGACAGCTATAGAAGAGGATACCAAGCGAGTAGCAAGCTTGAGTACCTGGGCAGAAGCATCTGGAGTTGATGAGAAGGTGCTACAGAAGCTATTGCATCGTGGCTATTATTGCCAGGATGAGCTCATACGAAGTACTCGTTCCTTAGTTCTATACCTTGCCCGAAAATACAGGGGTATGGGAATAGCTTTGGATGATTTACTTCAG GCAGGATACGTAGGTGTTCTTCAAGGAGCTGAAAGATTTGACAGTACTAGGGGCTACAAATTCTCAACCTATGTGCAGTACTGGATAAGGAAATCAATTTTAAGAGTGGTGGCACGATATGCTCGAGGAATTGTAATTCCT TGGTCGTTGAACAGGGCAATAAATCAGATCCAGAAAGCTCGAAAAGCCATGAAAAGTACACACAAGAAATGCCCAGATGATTACGAAATTGCAAAGATGACAGGTCTTTCACTGGATAAAATCAAATCAGCTAGCAATTGTCTAAGAATAGTTGCTTCAATTGATCAGAAGGTGGGGGACTACCTTGGTGTAGAATATATG GTATAA
- the LOC114393270 gene encoding RNA polymerase sigma factor sigC-like isoform X2, translated as MGLGFGFGLNPRLRYCLLLHTPHSFTNSPLCLSPSSAGVRETCFNFTRLSFPSTFYEEGEALQKDFGRVFAFSSSALETLENDSLGREETQVNKGKRSLSSVHKMIDNTQMPFGEVSTVSKKFESFRAQHFRLLMENLCVLEETFVDSEALRLEKAIILQLGKLGALELFNVCLSRSLGTSLVSNYADKVDDYKDKVVVQSSKKKENKTRRKREFVSTAVSSQSLTLKANQEDLLGFSASLVKRAPNTKNKRILVAKREAEMSKGVKVLAELEKMRTAIEEDTKRVASLSTWAEASGVDEKVLQKLLHRGYYCQDELIRSTRSLVLYLARKYRGMGIALDDLLQAGYVGVLQGAERFDSTRGYKFSTYVQYWIRKSILRVVARYARGIVIPWSLNRAINQIQKARKAMKSTHKKCPDDYEIAKMTGLSLDKIKSASNCLRIVASIDQKVGDYLGVEYMRKVQSLVNVWEYEKDLCL; from the exons ATGGGCCTCGGTTTCGGCTTCGGGCTAAATCCCAGACTCAGATATTGTCTGCTTCTTCACACTCCTCATTCCTTCACCAATTCACCTCTCTGCCTTTCTCCATCTTCTG CTGGAGTCAGGGAAACTTGTTTCAACTTCACGAGGTTATCTTTCCCCTCAACATTTTATGAGGAAGGAGAAGCTTTGCAAAAGGATTTTGGAAGGGTGTTTGCATTTTCATCATCAGCCTTGGAAACCTTGGAAAATGATTCATTAGGAAGAGAAGAAACCCAG GTAAACAAAGGAAAGAGGTCACTGAGTAGTGTACATAAAATGATTGATAATACCCAAATGCCTTTTGGAGAGGTATCTACTGTTTCTAAGAAGTTTGAGTCATTCAGGGCACAGCATTTTCGTTTGTTAATGGAGAACCTATGTGTTTTAGAAGAAACTTTTGTTGATTCTGAAGCACTGAGGTTGGAAAAGGCTATTATATTGCAACTAGGAAAGCTTGGTGCTCTTGAGTTATTCAATGTTTGTCTATCAAGATCACTTGGAACCTCACTTGTGTCAAACTATGCTGACAAAGTGGATGACTACAAGGACAAAGTTGTTGTCCAGTCtagcaagaaaaaggaaaataaaaccaGAAGAAAGAGAGAATTTGTTTCCACAGCAGTGTCGTCCCAGTCATTGACTTTAAAAGCTAATCAGGAAGATCTGTTAGGTTTCTCAGCTTCACTTGTGAAAAGAGCAccaaatactaaaaataaaaggatactGGTTGCTAAAAGGGAGGCAGAGATGTCAAAAGGCGTAAAG GTGCTAGCAGAGTTAGAGAAAATGAGGACAGCTATAGAAGAGGATACCAAGCGAGTAGCAAGCTTGAGTACCTGGGCAGAAGCATCTGGAGTTGATGAGAAGGTGCTACAGAAGCTATTGCATCGTGGCTATTATTGCCAGGATGAGCTCATACGAAGTACTCGTTCCTTAGTTCTATACCTTGCCCGAAAATACAGGGGTATGGGAATAGCTTTGGATGATTTACTTCAG GCAGGATACGTAGGTGTTCTTCAAGGAGCTGAAAGATTTGACAGTACTAGGGGCTACAAATTCTCAACCTATGTGCAGTACTGGATAAGGAAATCAATTTTAAGAGTGGTGGCACGATATGCTCGAGGAATTGTAATTCCT TGGTCGTTGAACAGGGCAATAAATCAGATCCAGAAAGCTCGAAAAGCCATGAAAAGTACACACAAGAAATGCCCAGATGATTACGAAATTGCAAAGATGACAGGTCTTTCACTGGATAAAATCAAATCAGCTAGCAATTGTCTAAGAATAGTTGCTTCAATTGATCAGAAGGTGGGGGACTACCTTGGTGTAGAATATATG AGAAAGGTGCAAAGCCTTGTAAATGTCTGGGAGTATGAGAAAGACCTCTGCCTTTAA